From a region of the Impatiens glandulifera chromosome 4, dImpGla2.1, whole genome shotgun sequence genome:
- the LOC124933707 gene encoding probable chlorophyll(ide) b reductase NYC1, chloroplastic — translation MAAVVKLQLSPSIHSHQTSQPPPLRPDFRRTGRRLFVQTCRSFKRDERGDYDEKEEGISKRFVKLKETSSDVGLMKAVKSLKNAVSSNWSRSPMEIQKLEESLSSIAIQIGRYIVTMLSTGAILLIGFQLSGGDSQMNDIVWYSWLGGIIIGTMIGSNMVLDEVSRAGPRNVVITGSTRGLGKALAREFLLSGDRVVIASRSIASVDMTIKELEENLKEAIITTGASSSTNLDNAKVVGIECDVCNANDVKKLAEFSVSQFGSIDIWINNAGTNKGFRPLLQFSDEDIQQIVSTNLIGSILCTREAMHIMSKQNKGGHIFNMDGAGSGGSSTPLTAVYGSTKCGLRQLHSSLLKESRKMKVGMHTASPGMVLTDLLLSGSTVKNKQMFNIICELPETVARTLVPRMRVVKGSGKAINYLTPPRILIALVTAWVRRARWFDDQGRALYAAEADRLRNWAESRTRFSFTDAMEMYTENTWVSVFSLSVVCAFIILSSTLEHR, via the exons ATGGCTGCCGTTGTTAAGCTTCAGTTATCGCCTTCAATTCATTCTCATCAAACAAGCCAACCTCCGCCTCTTAGACCGGATTTTCGGAGGACCGGTCGAAGATTGTTTGTACAGACGTGTAGATCGTTCAAGCGCGACGAACGAGGAGATTACGATGAGAAAGAGGAAGGAATCTCGAAAAGGTTCGTGAAATTGAAGGAAACTAGCTCAGATGTAGGGTTAATGAAAGCTGTAAAGTCTTTGAAAAATGCCGTTTCTAGTAATTGGTCACGATCTCCGATGGAGATTCAGAAGCTTGAAGAGAGTTTATCCTCT ATTGCTATACAAATTGGAAGATATATTGTAACAATGTTAAGCACAGGAGCAATCCTCTTGATCGGATTTCAATTATCAG GTGGAGATAGTCAGATGAATGATATTGTATGGTATAGTTGGCTTGGAGGTATAATCATCGGTACAATGATTGGATCTAACATGGTCTTAGATGAAGTCAGTCGAGCTGGACCACGAAATGTTGTTATAACTGGAAG TACACGAGGATTAGGGAAAGCTCTTGCTAGAGAATTTCTTCTATCAGGAGATCGCGTTGTTATTGCTTCACGAAG CATTGCATCTGTGGACATGACTATTAAAGAACTTGAAGAGAATCTGAAAGAAGCTATAATCACGACAGGCGCATCATCGAGTACAAACTTAGACAATGCTAAAGTAGTTGGCATCGAATGTGATGTCTGTAATGCGAATGACGTGAAGAAACTGGCGGAATTTTCAGTTAGTCAATTTGGTTCTATCGATATTTGG ATAAACAATGCCGGGACAAACAAAGGTTTTAGACCTTTACTGCAGTTCAGTGATGAAGATATTCAACAG ATTGTTTCAACAAACTTGATTGGATCAATTCTTTGCACACGTGAAGCAATGCATATAATGAGCAAGCAGAATAAAGGAGGACATATATTTAACATGGATGGTGCAGGTTCTGGCGGATCCAGCACTCCTTTAACGGCTGT ATATGGCTCGACAAAGTGTGGATTAAGACAGCTTCATTCGTCCCTCTTGAAAGAAAGTAGAAAAATGAAAGTAGGCATGCACACAGCCTCACCCGGCATGGTCCTAACCGATTTGCTCTTAAG TGGATCAACTGTTAAGAACAAACAGATGTTCAACATAATATGTGAACTTCCGGAAACAGTGGCAAGAACTTTAGTTCCAAGAATGCGGGTTGTTAAGGGAAGTGGGAAAGCAATCAATTATTTGACGCCTCCAAGAATCTTAATCGCTTTGGTTACGGCTTGGGTGAGAAGAGCTCGTTGGTTCGACGATCAG GGAAGAGCTTTATACGCAGCAGAGGCGGATAGACTTCGTAACTGGGCTGAAAGTCGAACCAGATTCTCATTTACGGATGCAATGGAAATGTATACGGAAAACACATGGGTTTCGGTTTTCTCGTTATCGGTTGTTTGCGCATTTATAATTCTTTCGAGCACCTTGGAGCACCGATAG
- the LOC124936300 gene encoding ras-related protein RABF2b-like isoform X1: MGNKIMQVKLVVLGDMGTGKSSLVLRFVKGQFYEYQGSTIGAAFFSQVLSFKDTAIKFDIWDTAGQERYQTLAPMYYRGASAAVVVYDLTSKNSFERAKKWVNELQKSGNPNMVMVLVANKADLETIREVTDEMGEKYARDNGLLFFETSAKSAKNVHELFYEIGRRIPKDASSSPGSGLKLHTINQEERSNKKFCCSN, translated from the exons ATGGGTAACAAGATCATGCAAGTGAAGCTG GTTGTACTTGGAGATATGGGTACAGGGAAATCCAGTTTGGTATTAAGATTCGTTAAAGGCCAATTCTATGAGTACCAG GGATCTACAATTGGAGCAGCATTCTTTAGTCAGGTTTTGTCATTTAAAGACACTgctataaaatttgatatatggGATACAGCAGGACAGGAGCGATACCAGACCTTAGCTCCAATGTATTATCGCGGTGCTTCTGCTGCTGTTGTTGTTTATGACCTCACTAGCAAG AATTCATTTGAACGAGCTAAGAAATGGGTTAATGAATTACAGAAGAGTG GAAATCCAAATATGGTAATGGTTTTGGTGGCTAATAAGGCTGACTTGGAAACTATAAGGGAGGTGACAGATGAG ATGGGTGAGAAATATGCTAGGGACAATGGTCTGCTTTTCTTTGAAACTTCTGCTAAAAGTGCAAAGAATGTCCATGAGCTTTTCTATGAAATAG GCAGAAGAATACCAAAGGATGCATCTTCAAGTCCGGGTAGTGGATTGAAGTTGCATACCATCAATCAAGAAGAAAGAAGCAACAAAAAGTTTTGTTGCTCTAATTGA
- the LOC124936300 gene encoding ras-related protein RHN1-like isoform X2, protein MGTGKSSLVLRFVKGQFYEYQGSTIGAAFFSQVLSFKDTAIKFDIWDTAGQERYQTLAPMYYRGASAAVVVYDLTSKNSFERAKKWVNELQKSGNPNMVMVLVANKADLETIREVTDEMGEKYARDNGLLFFETSAKSAKNVHELFYEIGRRIPKDASSSPGSGLKLHTINQEERSNKKFCCSN, encoded by the exons ATGGGTACAGGGAAATCCAGTTTGGTATTAAGATTCGTTAAAGGCCAATTCTATGAGTACCAG GGATCTACAATTGGAGCAGCATTCTTTAGTCAGGTTTTGTCATTTAAAGACACTgctataaaatttgatatatggGATACAGCAGGACAGGAGCGATACCAGACCTTAGCTCCAATGTATTATCGCGGTGCTTCTGCTGCTGTTGTTGTTTATGACCTCACTAGCAAG AATTCATTTGAACGAGCTAAGAAATGGGTTAATGAATTACAGAAGAGTG GAAATCCAAATATGGTAATGGTTTTGGTGGCTAATAAGGCTGACTTGGAAACTATAAGGGAGGTGACAGATGAG ATGGGTGAGAAATATGCTAGGGACAATGGTCTGCTTTTCTTTGAAACTTCTGCTAAAAGTGCAAAGAATGTCCATGAGCTTTTCTATGAAATAG GCAGAAGAATACCAAAGGATGCATCTTCAAGTCCGGGTAGTGGATTGAAGTTGCATACCATCAATCAAGAAGAAAGAAGCAACAAAAAGTTTTGTTGCTCTAATTGA